The following are from one region of the Sorghum bicolor cultivar BTx623 chromosome 2, Sorghum_bicolor_NCBIv3, whole genome shotgun sequence genome:
- the LOC8055990 gene encoding putative leucine-rich repeat receptor-like serine/threonine-protein kinase At2g24130 — MRVRMAILLLLILVVLSLAASTSAAARKAGDMRGRQRQILLQEKATLLALKQGLTLPSPAAAALADWNESNGNVCSFTGVRCDWRREHVVGLSLADMGIGGAIPPVIGELSHLRLLDVSNNNISGQVPTSVGNLTRLESLFLNNNGISGSIPSIFSDLLPLRTRLRQLDFSYNHISGDLPLDLGRFGQLQSLNVSGNNISGTVPPSIGNLTLLEYLYMHDNIISGEIPLAICNLTSLIDLEVSVNHLTGKIPAELSNLARLRTLGVTYNRITGAIPPALGSLGQLQILNISGNNIYGTIPPSIGNLTQLEYIHMDNNFISGEIPLAICNITSLWDLEMSVNQLTGQIPAELSKLRNIGAIDLGSNQLHGGIPPSLSELTDMFYLGLRQNNLSGNIPPAIFLNCTGLGLIDVGNNSLSGEIPRAISSTQGCSFVVINLYSNKLEGTLPRWIANCTDLMTLDVECNLLDDELPTSIISSKKKLLYLHLSNNSFRSHDDNSNLEPFFVALSNCTSLQEVEASAVGMGGQLPSQLGSLLPINIWHLNLELNAIEGPIPESVGDVINMTWMNLSSNLLNGTIPTSLCRLKNLERLALSNNSLTGEIPACIGSATSLGELDLSGNMLSGAIPSSIGSLAELRYLFLQGNKLSGAIPPSLGRYATLLVIDLSNNSLTGVIPDEFPGIAKTTLWTLNLSRNQLGGKLPTGLSNMQQVQKIDLSRNNFNGEIFSLGDCIALTVLDLSHNSLAGDLPSTLDKLKSLESLDVSNNHLSGEIPMSLTDCQMLKYLNLSYNDFWGVVPSTGPFVNFGCLSYLGNRRLSGPVLRRCRGRHRSWYQSRKFLVIMCVCSAALAFALTILCAVSVRKIRERVTAMREDMFRGRRGGGSSPVMKYKFPRITYRELVEATEDFSEDRLVGTGSYGRVYRGTLRDGTMVAVKVLQLQTGNSTKSFNRECQVLKRIRHRNLMRIVTACSLPDFKALVLPFMANGSLERCLYAGPPAELSLVQRVNICSDIAEGMAYLHHHSPVKVIHCDLKPSNVLINDDMTALVSDFGISRLVMSIGGVANTAADVGASTANMLCGSIGYIPPEYGYGSNPTTKGDVYSFGVLVLEMVTRRKPTDDMFDAGLSLHKWVKTHYHGRADAVVDQALVRMVRDQTPEVRRMSDVAIGELLELGILCTQEQASARPTMMDAADDLDRLKRYLGGDTTATFASSLGFSSTTLEVEDID; from the exons ATGAGGGTCCGCATGGCCATTCTCCTCCTGCTAATCCTCGTCGTCCTCTCCCTCGCCgcgtcgacgtcggcggcggccagGAAGGCCGGCGACATGCGGGGGCGGCAGCGACAGATCCTGCTGCAGGAGAAGGCGACTCTGCTAGCCCTGAAGCAGGGGCTCACGCTGCCGTCGCCGGCAGCGGCGGCCTTGGCGGACTGGAATGAGTCCAACGGCAACGTCTGCAGCTTCACCGGTGTCAGGTGCGACTGGCGGCGGGAGCACGTTGTTGGGCTCTCTCTCGCCGACATGGGCATCGGTGGCGCTATTCCACCGGTCATCGGCGAGCTCTCGCACCTCCGGCTCCTCGACGTGTCCAACAACAACATCTCTGGCCAGGTACCGACGTCCGTCGGCAACCTCACGCGACTGGAGAGCCTCTTCTTGAACAACAACGGTATCTCCGGCAGCATCCCTTCAATCTTCAGCGACCTCTTACCACTCCGGACGAGGCTCCGGCAACTCGACTTCTCCTACAATCACATCTCCGGTGACCTTCCGCTGGACCTCGGCAGATTTGGGCAGCTCCAAAGCCTTAACGTCTCCGGCAACAACATCTCCGGCACCGTCCCACCGTCCATCGGCAACCTGACTCTCCTTGAGTACCTGTACATGCATGACAACATCATCTCTGGAGAAATCCCTCTGGCCATCTGCAACCTAACAAGCCTCATTGATCTCGAAGTGTCCGTCAACCATCTGACGGGGAAGATTCCAGCCGAGCTCTCCAACCTCGCACGGCTCCGGACACTCGGCGTCACCTACAACCGTATCACCGGTGCCATTCCGCCGGCCCTCGGCAGCCTTGGGCAGCTCCAAATCCTCAACATCTCCGGCAACAACATCTATGGCACCATCCCTCCGTCCATCGGCAACCTGACTCAACTTGAGTACATTCACATGGATAACAACTTCATCTCAGGAGAGATCCCTCTGGCTATCTGCAACATAACAAGCCTTTGGGATCTTGAAATGTCCGTCAACCAGCTGACGGGGCAGATTCCAGCCGAGCTCTCCAAGCTCAGGAACATTGGAGCCATTGACCTCGGCAGTAACCAACTCCATGGAGGAATACCACCTTCCCTTTCCGAGCTGACGGACATGTTCTACCTCGGACTCCGGCAAAACAACCTGTCCGGGAACATCCCACCAGCTATCTTCCTCAACTGCACAGGGTTGGGCCTCATCGACGTCGGCAATAATAGTCTTTCTGGCGAGATCCCCCGTGCCATCTCGAGCACCCAAGGCTGCTCGTTTGTCGTCATCAACCTCTACTCCAACAAGCTCGAAGGTACACTTCCACGGTGGATCGCCAACTGCACTGATCTGATGACGCTAGATGTGGAGTGCAACTTGCTGGACGACGAGCTGCCTACGAGTATCATCTCGAGCAAGAAGAAATTGTTGTACCTGCATTTGTCTAACAACAGTTTCCGGAGCCACGACGACAACAGCAACTTGGAGCCATTCTTCGTCGCGCTGTCGAACTGCACGAGCTTGCAGGAGGTGGAGGCCTCCGCCGTGGGGATGGGTGGGCAGCTCCCAAGTCAGCTGGGATCGCTGCTCCCGATCAACATTTGGCACCTCAACCTGGAGCTGAACGCCATCGAGGGCCCGATCCCGGAGTCTGTTGGGGATGTCATCAACATGACATGGATGAACCTGTCGAGCAACTTGCTGAACGGGACGATCCCGACGTCCCTCTGCCGGCTGAAGAACCTGGAGCGGCTCGCGCTGTCCAACAACTCCCTGACAGGCGAAATTCCAGCGTGCATTGGCAGCGCCACGAGCCTCGGCGAGCTGGATCTGTCGGGCAACATGCTGTCAGGGGCCATCCCCAGCAGCATCGGGAGCCTTGCCGAGCTCCGGTATCTCTTCCTGCAGGGAAACAAGCTGTCTGGGGCCATACCTCCGAGCCTCGGCCGGTATGCCACTCTGTTGGTCATCGACCTCTCTAACAACAGCTTGACCGGGGTGATACCAGACGAGTTCCCCGGCATCGCCAAGACGACGCTATGGACACTGAACCTGTCGCGCAATCAGCTTGGGGGCAAGCTGCCGACTGGCCTCAGCAACATGCAGCAAGTGCAAAAGATCGACCTGTCCAGGAACAACTTCAACGGTGAGATCTTCAGCCTCGGGGACTGCATTGCCCTGACGGTGCTCGACCTGTCACACAACTCGCTTGCCGGCGACCTCCCGTCGACACTCGACAAGCTGAAGAGCCTCGAGAGCCTCGACGTCTCGAACAACCACCTGAGCGGTGAGATCCCCATGAGCCTGACCGATTGCCAGATGCTGAAATATCTCAACCTGTCATACAACGACTTCTGGGGCGTCGTCCCCAGCACCGGCCCTTTCGTGAATTTCGGCTGTCTCTCCTACCTCGGCAACCGTCGCCTCTCTGGTCCGGTGCTGAGGCGTTGCAGAGGGCGCCACCGCTCGTGGTACCAGTCCCGGAAGTTCTTGGTCATCATGTGTGTCTGCTCAGCGGCTCTGGCGTTCGCGCTGACGATCCTCTGCGCCGTCAGCGTCCGTAAGATCCGTGAGCGGGTCACGGCAATGCGGGAGGACATGTTCAGGGGCCGCCGTGGCGGCGGCTCGTCGCCGGTGATGAAGTACAAGTTCCCACGGATCACGTACAGGGAGCTGGTCGAGGCCACCGAGGACTTCAGCGAGGACCGGCTCGTCGGGACGGGCAGCTACGGCCGGGTGTACCGCGGCACGCTGCGCGACGGCACCATGGTCGCCGTGAAGGTGCTGCAGCTCCAGACGGGGAACTCGACCAAGAGCTTCAACCGCGAGTGCCAGGTCCTGAAGCGCATCCGGCACCGGAACCTCATGCGCATCGTCACGGCGTGCAGCCTGCCGGACTTCAAGGCGCTGGTGCTGCCGTTCATGGCGAACGGCAGCCTCGAGCGGTGCCTCTACGCGGGGCCGCCGGCGGAGCTCAGCCTTGTGCAGCGGGTCAACATCTGCAGCGACATCgccgaggggatggcgtaccTGCACCACCACTCGCCGGTCAAGGTCATCCACTGCGACCTCAAGCCGAGCAACGTCCTCATCAACGACGACATGACCGCGCTCGTCTCCGACTTCGGCATCTCCCGGCTCGTCATGAGCATCGGCGGGGTGGCCAacaccgccgccgacgtcggcgCCTCCACCGCCAACATGCTgtgcggctccatcggctacattCCCCCAG AGTACGGCTACGGATCGAACCCGACGACAAAGGGCGACGTGTACAGCTTCGGCGTGCTGGTGCTGGAAATGGTGACGAGGAGGAAGCCGACCGACGACATGTTCGACGCCGGACTGAGCCTGCACAAGTGGGTTAAGACCCACTACCATGGCCGCGCCGACGCAGTGGTCGACCAGGCACTGGTGCGCATGGTCCGGGACCAGACGCCTGAGGTGAGGAGGATGTCGGACGTGGCCATCGgcgagctgctggagctcggcATCCTCTGCACCCAGGAGCAGGCGTCCGCGCGGCCGACAATGATGGACGCAGCCGACGACCTGGACCGGCTCAAGCGGTATCTCGGCGGCGACACCACGGCCACCTTCGCGTCATCGCTGGGATTCTCCTCCACCACGCTTGAGGTTGAAGACATCGATTGA
- the LOC8055991 gene encoding probable folate-biopterin transporter 6: MLEDDAAMDADSLVGQDPTSGARPSGGERDWAAAVLKPVRWMRMLCRELGATFVAGVVLVYGLSQGFAGSFFRVASDYYWKDVQRLQPATVQFLSVFFFIPWVLKPLWGIMTDVFPVCGYRRRPYFLFSGILGTVSAAIVAITVGLPVSSAVLCLVGISTAVAIADVTIDACIAKNSIDKPALAPDMQSLCAFSSSLGALVGYATSGMFVHHLGAQGALGVMAIAPATVVFLGFFIYELKARQHNVKEKVLNKVSGAVKGMVRTIRYPVVWKPSLYMFLSLALSISTHEGQFYWYTNKTPPNPGFSQEFVGLVHAIGAVASMLGVVVYHKWLKDYPFRSILLYAQLLYGVSGLLDLTFVLRWNLALGVPDAAFVTLEECVSRVVGRVRLMPMMVLSTRLCPPGMEGTFFALLMCIDSLGALAAKAGGAAALRALRVTRTDFGRLWLAVLLRNVLRLATLAAIGLVPAAGQTDVLLVPSELGLVLVSSPASVADDEDEERLQLAMLTSHTDDDDV; this comes from the exons ATGCTGGAAGATGACGCCGCCATGGACGCGGATAGCCTCGTCGGCCAGGACCCGACGTCGGGGGCGCGGCCAAGCGGCGGGGAGCGCGACTGGGCGGCGGCCGTGCTGAAGCCGGTGCGGTGGATGCGGATGCTGTGCCGGGAGCTGGGCGCGACGTTCGTGGCTGGGGTGGTGCTGGTGTACGGCCTCAGCCAGGGCTTCGCCGGCTCCTTCTTCCGAGTGGCGTCGGACTACTACTGGAAGGACGTGCAGCGGTTGCAACCGGCCACTGTGCAGttcctctccgtcttcttcttCATTCCATGGGTGCTCAAGCCGCTCTGGGGGATCATGACCGACGTCTTTCCCGTCTGCGGGTACCGCCGCCGCCCGTACTTCCTCTTCTCAG GAATACTTGGAACGGTTTCAGCTGCTATTGTTGCAATAACTGTTGGATTGCCAGTGAGTTCTGCTGTACTTTGCTTGGTGGGAATCTCAACAGCAGTCGCCATTGCTGATGTAACAATAGATGCTTGCATTGCAAAGAATAGTATTGATAAGCCGGCGCTGGCTCCAGACATGCAGAGCCTTTGTGCATTTTCATCATCTCTAGGTGCACTTGTTGGGTATGCTACAAGTGGCATGTTTGTCCATCATCTTGGAGCACAG GGTGCGTTAGGTGTTATGGCTATAGCTCCTGCCACAGTGGTTTTCCTTGGATTTTTCATATATGAACTGAAAGCACGTCAACATAATGTTAAAGAGAAG GTTTTGAACAAGGTTAGTGGCGCAGTGAAAGGAATGGTTCGGACTATAAGGTATCCAGTAGTGTGGAAACCATCTCTTTACATGTTCCTTTCGCTGGCTCTGAGTATCAGCACCCATGAGGGGCAATTCTACTGGTATACTAACAAGACACCACCTAATCCTGGATTTTCACAG GAATTCGTCGGGCTGGTCCACGCCATCGGCGCGGTGGCGTCCATGCTGGGCGTCGTCGTCTACCACAAGTGGCTCAAGGACTACCCGTTCCGGAGCATCCTCCTGTACGCGCAGCTGCTGTACGGCGTGTCGGGGCTCCTGGACCTCACCTTCGTGCTCCGGTGGAACCTGGCGCTGGGCGTCCCCGACGCGGCGTTCGTGACCCTGGAGGAGTGCGTGTCCCGCGTGGTGGGCCGCGTCCGCCTGATGCCGATGATGGTGCTGAGCACCAGGCTGTGCCCGCCGGGCATGGAGGGCACCTTCTTCGCGCTGCTCATGTGCATCGACAGCCTCGGCGCGCTGGCGGCCAAggccggcggcgcggcggcgctgcgcgcgctgcGGGTGACCAGGACCGACTTCGGCCGCCTCTGGCTCGCCGTGCTGCTCAGGAACGTGCTCAGGCTCGCCACGCTCGCCGCCATCGGCCTCGTGCCCGCCGCGGGGCAGACAGACGTGCTGCTGGTGCCAAGCGAGCTCGGTCTGGTGCTGGTGAGCTCGCCGGCTAGTGTGGCCGACGACGAGGACGAAGAGAGGCTGCAGCTGGCGATGCTCACTTCACACACTGACGACGACGATGTATAA
- the LOC8055993 gene encoding probable monogalactosyldiacylglycerol synthase 1, chloroplastic isoform X2, with product MPAPTAEPALPAAFLCVPSPLLSAPLPGAALSVSASPAPSSSHRASFLPRRGPRALSVAISVPGPTSSAAASRLHQMWGEFARFVRLHGNQIAPLGFASLGVGLGAGGGGGGNAGDGGGGGGGGDVDGVGEVEEAAARAEAPKKVLILMSDTGGGHRASAEAIKSAFTQEFGDDYQVFVTDLWTDHTPWPFNQLPRSYSFLVKHGPLWKMTYYGTAPRVIHQPHFAATSTFIAREVAKGLLKYQPDVIISVHPLMQHVPLRILRSKGLLDKIPFTTVITDLSTCHPTWFHKLVTRCYCPSTEVEKRALKAGLKPSQIKVYGLPVRPSFVKPIRPKDELRRDLGMDEDLPAVLLMGGGEGMGPIEATAKALGDSLYDENLGEPTGQILVICGRNKKLVNRLQSISWKVPVQVKGFVTKMEECMGACDCIITKAGPGTIAEAMIRGLPIILNGYIAGQIHFSEQTASLGHPCHRLQIVQDQAIMMQGSTKQQIWLPYTEYVH from the exons ATGCCCGCGCCGACCGCCGAGCCGGCGCTCCCGGCGGCCTTCCTGTGCGTCCCGTCCCCGCTCCTCTCCGCGCCGCTCCCCGGCGCCGCACTCTCCGTCTCCgcctcccccgcgccctcctcctcCCACCGTGCCTCCTTCCTCCCGCGCCGCGGGCCCCGAGCGCTCTCCGTCGCCATCTCCGTGCCGGGCCCCACTTCCTCCGCGGCGGCGTCGCGGCTCCACCAGATGTGGGGCGAGTTCGCGCGGTTCGTGCGGCTGCACGGGAACCAAATCGCGCCGCTCGGGTTCGCGTCCCTGGGCGTGGGtctcggcgccggcggcggtggcgggggtaacgccggggatgggggaggaggagggggcggAGGGGATGTGGATGGGGTAGGCGAGGTggaggaggccgcggcgcgggcCGAGGCGCCGAAGAAGGTGCTCATCCTCATGAGCGACACGGGCGGCGGTCACCGCGCGTCTGCCGAGGCCATCAAGTCTGCCTTCACCCAGGAGTTCGGCGACGACTATCAG GTATTTGTCACTGATCTGTGGACCGACCACACTCCATGGCCATTTAATCAACTGCCTAGGAGCTATAGTTTTTTGGTGAAACATGGACCCTTGTGGAAGATGACATACTATGGTACTGCACCACGTGTAATCCATCAACCTCATTTTGCTGCAACATCCACATTCATAGCAAG AGAGGTTGCAAAAGGTCTATTAAAGTACCAACCAGATGTAATTATCAGTGTACACCCTTTAATGCAACATGTGCCCCTCCGAATTCTAAGATCCAAAGGTCTCTTGGATAAGATCCCATTCACAACTGTTATCACGGATCTCAGCACCTGTCACCCAACATG GTTCCATAAGCTTGTCACTAGATGTTACTGTCCATCAACTGAGGTGGAAAAGAGAGCACTAAAAGCTGGTCTGAAGCCCTCACAGATTAAAGTCTATGGCCTCCCGGTTCGACCCTCTTTTGTCAAACCTATTCGGCCGAAG GATGAACTGCGAAGAGACTTAGGCATGGATGAAGATCTGCCTGCTGTTTTATTAATGGGTGGGGGTGAAGGGATGGGTCCTATTGAGGCCACTGCTAAAGCGCTTGGTGATTCTCTGTATGATGAAAACCTAGGGGAACCCACTGGTCAAATACTTGTAATTTGTGGGCGTAATAAGAAGCTGGTCAATCGATTGCAGTCGATAAGTTGGAAAGTTCCAGTTCAG GTGAAAGGCTTTGTTACAAAGATGGAAGAATGTATGGGTGCTTGTGATTGTATCATCACAAAG GCAGGACCTGGTACAATTGCAGAGGCGATGATCCGTGGCTTACCAATTATTCTAAATGGTTATATTGCTGGACAG ATCCATTTTTCAGAACAGACCGCATCTTTGGGTCATCCATGCCACAGACTTCAGATCGTGCAGGACCAGGCCATTATGATGCAGGGCAGTACAAAACAACAAATATGGCTTCCCTACACAGAATATGTTCACTAA
- the LOC8055992 gene encoding aspartyl protease family protein At5g10770: protein MAWGACTAALLLLLLLAAAAATAAAGGNGGGVHCLHLEEDGSRHRHQHHLSRRALRQGRQRHPHHLRSRAVGGATVLELRHRSFSSAPPASSREEEVDGLLSTDAARVSSLQRRIDRYRRLMITSSAEVAVAVAASKAQVPVTSGAKLRTLNYVATVGLGGGEATVIVDTASELTWVQCAPCESCHDQQDPLFDPSSSPSYAAVPCNSSSCDALQLATGGTSGGAAACQGQDQSAAACSYTLSYRDGSYSRGVLAHDRLSLAGEVIDGFVFGCGTSNQGPPFGGTSGLMGLGRSQLSLVSQTMDQFGGVFSYCLPLKESDSSGSLVIGDDSSVYRNSTPIVYASMVSDPLQGPFYFVNLTGITVGGQEVESSGFSSGGGGGKAIIDSGTVITSLVPSIYNAVKAEFLSQFAEYPQAPGFSILDTCFNMTGLREVQVPSLKLVFDGGVEVEVDSGGVLYFVSSDSSQVCLAMAPLKSEYETNIIGNYQQKNLRVIFDTSGSQVGFAQETCGYI, encoded by the exons ATGGCATGGGGAGCTTGCACTGCtgcgctcctgctgctgctcctcctcgccgccgccgccgccaccgcagcAGCAGGTGGTAATGGCGGCGGCGTGCATTGCCTTCACCTTGAGGAGGACGGGAGCCGGCACCGGCACCAGCACCACCTCAGCAGGAGAGCCTTGCGGCAGGGGAGGCAGAGGCACCCGCACCACCTGAGGTCAA GAGCCGTGGGTGGCGCCACGGTGCTCGAGCTCAGGCACCGCAGCTTCAGCTCCGCGCCGCCGGCCAGTAGcagggaggaggaggtggacgGCCTCCTGTCCACCGACGCCGCGCGCGTGTCGTCGCTGCAACGGCGCATCGACAGGTACAGGCGGCTGATGATCACCTCGTCGGCcgaggtggcggtggcggtggccgcGTCCAAGGCGCAGGTGCCCGTCACCTCGGGCGCCAAGCTCCGGACGCTCAACTACGTGGCCACCGTCGGGCTGGGCGGCGGCGAGGCCACGGTGATCGTGGACACGGCCAGCGAGCTCACCTGGGTGCAGTGCGCGCCGTGCGAGTCGTGCCACGACCAGCAGGACCCGCTCTTCGACCCGTCCTCGTCGCCGTCCTACGCCGCCGTGCcctgcaactcctcctcctgcgACGCGCTGCAGCTGGCCACGGGCGGCACGTCGGGCGGCGCCGCGGCGTGCCAGGGCCAGGACCAGTCGGCGGCGGCCTGCAGCTACACGCTCAGCTACCGCGACGGCTCCTACTCCCGCGGCGTGCTGGCGCACGACAGGCTGAGCCTGGCCGGGGAGGTCATCGACGGCTTCGTGTTCGGCTGCGGCACCAGCAACCAGGGCCCGCCGTTCGGCGGCACGTCGGGCCTCATGGGGCTCGGCCGGAGCCAGCTCTCGCTCGTCTCCCAGACCATGGACCAGTTCGGCGGCGTCTTCTCCTACTGCCTCCCGCTCAAGGAGTCCGACTCGTCGGGGTCCCTCGTCATCGGCGACGACTCGTCGGTGTACCGGAACTCGACACCGATCGTGTACGCCTCCATGGTGTCCGACCCTCTCCAAGGTCCCTTCTACTTCGTGAACCTGACCGGGATCACGGTCGGCGGCCAGGAGGTGGAATCCTCGGGCTTCtcgtccggcggcggcggcggcaaggccATCATCGACTCCGGCACCGTGATCACGAGCCTCGTGCCGTCGATCTACAACGCCGTCAAGGCCGAGTTCCTGAGCCAGTTCGCAGAGTACCCGCAGGCTCCGGGGTTCTCCATCCTCGACACGTGCTTCAACATGACCGGGCTCAGGGAGGTCCAGGTGCCCAGCCTGAAGCTCGTGTTCGACGGCGgcgtggaggtggaggtggactcCGGCGGCGTGCTCTACTTCGTCAGCAGCGACTCCTCGCAGGTGTGCCTCGCCATGGCGCCCCTGAAATCCGAGTACGAGACCAACATCATCGGCAACTACCAGCAGAAGAACCTGAGGGTCATCTTTGACACCTCGGGCTCTCAGGTTGGTTTTGCACAGGAGACGTGTGGTTATATTTGA
- the LOC8055993 gene encoding probable monogalactosyldiacylglycerol synthase 1, chloroplastic isoform X1: protein MPAPTAEPALPAAFLCVPSPLLSAPLPGAALSVSASPAPSSSHRASFLPRRGPRALSVAISVPGPTSSAAASRLHQMWGEFARFVRLHGNQIAPLGFASLGVGLGAGGGGGGNAGDGGGGGGGGDVDGVGEVEEAAARAEAPKKVLILMSDTGGGHRASAEAIKSAFTQEFGDDYQVFVTDLWTDHTPWPFNQLPRSYSFLVKHGPLWKMTYYGTAPRVIHQPHFAATSTFIAREVAKGLLKYQPDVIISVHPLMQHVPLRILRSKGLLDKIPFTTVITDLSTCHPTWFHKLVTRCYCPSTEVEKRALKAGLKPSQIKVYGLPVRPSFVKPIRPKDELRRDLGMDEDLPAVLLMGGGEGMGPIEATAKALGDSLYDENLGEPTGQILVICGRNKKLVNRLQSISWKVPVQVKGFVTKMEECMGACDCIITKAGPGTIAEAMIRGLPIILNGYIAGQEAGNVPYVVENGCGKFSKSPEQIAKIVADWFGPRSDELRVMSQNALKLARPDAVFKIVHDLHELVRQKCFVPQYACAT from the exons ATGCCCGCGCCGACCGCCGAGCCGGCGCTCCCGGCGGCCTTCCTGTGCGTCCCGTCCCCGCTCCTCTCCGCGCCGCTCCCCGGCGCCGCACTCTCCGTCTCCgcctcccccgcgccctcctcctcCCACCGTGCCTCCTTCCTCCCGCGCCGCGGGCCCCGAGCGCTCTCCGTCGCCATCTCCGTGCCGGGCCCCACTTCCTCCGCGGCGGCGTCGCGGCTCCACCAGATGTGGGGCGAGTTCGCGCGGTTCGTGCGGCTGCACGGGAACCAAATCGCGCCGCTCGGGTTCGCGTCCCTGGGCGTGGGtctcggcgccggcggcggtggcgggggtaacgccggggatgggggaggaggagggggcggAGGGGATGTGGATGGGGTAGGCGAGGTggaggaggccgcggcgcgggcCGAGGCGCCGAAGAAGGTGCTCATCCTCATGAGCGACACGGGCGGCGGTCACCGCGCGTCTGCCGAGGCCATCAAGTCTGCCTTCACCCAGGAGTTCGGCGACGACTATCAG GTATTTGTCACTGATCTGTGGACCGACCACACTCCATGGCCATTTAATCAACTGCCTAGGAGCTATAGTTTTTTGGTGAAACATGGACCCTTGTGGAAGATGACATACTATGGTACTGCACCACGTGTAATCCATCAACCTCATTTTGCTGCAACATCCACATTCATAGCAAG AGAGGTTGCAAAAGGTCTATTAAAGTACCAACCAGATGTAATTATCAGTGTACACCCTTTAATGCAACATGTGCCCCTCCGAATTCTAAGATCCAAAGGTCTCTTGGATAAGATCCCATTCACAACTGTTATCACGGATCTCAGCACCTGTCACCCAACATG GTTCCATAAGCTTGTCACTAGATGTTACTGTCCATCAACTGAGGTGGAAAAGAGAGCACTAAAAGCTGGTCTGAAGCCCTCACAGATTAAAGTCTATGGCCTCCCGGTTCGACCCTCTTTTGTCAAACCTATTCGGCCGAAG GATGAACTGCGAAGAGACTTAGGCATGGATGAAGATCTGCCTGCTGTTTTATTAATGGGTGGGGGTGAAGGGATGGGTCCTATTGAGGCCACTGCTAAAGCGCTTGGTGATTCTCTGTATGATGAAAACCTAGGGGAACCCACTGGTCAAATACTTGTAATTTGTGGGCGTAATAAGAAGCTGGTCAATCGATTGCAGTCGATAAGTTGGAAAGTTCCAGTTCAG GTGAAAGGCTTTGTTACAAAGATGGAAGAATGTATGGGTGCTTGTGATTGTATCATCACAAAG GCAGGACCTGGTACAATTGCAGAGGCGATGATCCGTGGCTTACCAATTATTCTAAATGGTTATATTGCTGGACAG GAAGCTGGCAATGTCCCGTACGTTGTTGAAAATGGATGTGGAAAGTTCTCGAAATCTCCAGAACAGATCGCGAAGATAGTTGCCGACTGGTTCGGCCCAAGGTCAGACGAACTCAGAGTAATGTCCCAGAATGCCCTCAAACTAGCACGACCGGATGCTGTGTTCAAAATCGTCCACGATCTGCACGAGCTCGTTAGGCAAAAATGTTTTGTACCCCAATATGCATGCGCAACATAG